The stretch of DNA TCGTTCTTCGCGCTTCCTCTTTACAGTGATTGCATTTTTGTGGTGTGTTCTGGTATTCCAAACTAGTGTACACCATGACATGTAGGTGTTTTTCACACCTTCTACAATCAAACTCTTTGAGAGGGTTCTCTGTGTGCCATTGAGTCTTACTCAGTTTGTGTTTAGGCTCTTTTCTTTGATcgtatatatttccttttcatcatctGGCGTGTCACGCTCGGtcaccctttttctttttcttgacaTGAAGTTcagtttttgtgtgtgtgacgaGCCTGAGTTAGGGAGTGCTCTATCTATGGTGCTGACATTCGATCTATTTTTGTTAGTGTTTTCTGGTTGTGTAATTGCACTATGGGGGTTGTTCACAAAATTGACATTTTGGGTCCGCATTTTCGATGCTCACGCACTTGTGGCGTGTTAGACATGCCTTGCTTTTGAAACCCCTCTTGCATTTGTCACAACATAAAGTTTTGGCATATTGtcatctttatttttattatctcCACCagtgttttcctttgcttaCAAATTTGATATCTCATTCGTTacttttcttatatttatcGACTTTGGGTCTGAGTGAGATATCATGCCCGTGGTGTTTTGTATTCATATGGCTCAACATCCAGCTGTGACGGTACTCTTTACCGCATATCTTACATGTTTCTCTCTCCGGCAGCACGTGCTGTAGTTGTGCGCTTGGTTCCCCTTCACTCTTCTCCGGAGTGCACTTATGTCTGGTGAGCCAGGTTTTGCTTTTATATACCTGTTTGCAGCGAAGACATTTGTATGcttgtgtttctttctgtttttcatCTTAGCTGCTCCTATGCTGCACTTCAGTTTGTTGTATTTATGTTTGTCTGCTTTTAAGGATGTTTCAGACGCATATGCCTGGTCAACCAGCCATACGTGGCATACTGCTTTGGGCACCATTGCCACTTGTGTACAGTTGTTAtacattgttctttttcttctcgtttcctcttttgtcgCTCTATCCATACTGCTGGAGTTTTCGGAGGCTGTTGTAGCATGTGTTGTTGCAGTAGTCCCCTTTCTTTCGAATACGTTACCACATAAGTGACACTGATAGACGCCAGAATACGCCTGTGCTGCTATTGGCGCAATCTTTAATTCAGGAAGTGCATTTTCACAAACCACCTGATGTATTTTTAACATGTGAATATCTCCAGCTTGTCATCTCTCACACATTATGTTGCAAACTGAGCATATGACAGGGTCATTCTGTCTTGTAGCTATTAccacctttccttcctcattTTATTACATCTTTGCAGTGTTTTGAGTAATGCAGTGATATTCTTGAGAATGTTATCCGTATGGTTTGCACACCATCTACACTCCAGTTCGTCCACTTTTCATGTGATCACCTTATACAGCAACCCAAAATGTTTTGAAGTCCCTGTTCTAAATTGAGCTAACAGTGACTCATCTTCCCTATCAgcatcctttctttttggatGTTGGTTTCATGTGGTTAAGTAAAGCACTgcggtgtgtgtttttgtgccgGCCTTCCGCAATGTTCCGCTGTGCCTGATTACGTAATTGGCGCATTATACATCTTAAAATGTCGGTGATTAATGCAGGGTTAGGTTTGTGGCATgtggtttcctttgtttACGACCTCGTTCACTTTGTTATTTCTCGGGATATGGGAATGAAAAAACTCAAACTGAAGTGACATGGCTACTCTCAGTTTCATGAAGTGTATGATCAAATTCCATATGCATCACAGTATGGAATCTTTCACTACTGTAAGACCCGTTTTAAGTGCCATTAATAAAGGCAACAAGTCTGCGAATATTTccactttcatttttctacTCTCTTTGATCATTATTACTGACTTAAGTTTCATAAGTCCTCCCTCCATGGTTGCACACTCGCCTCTGTAGCTGTACACTAACCTGTCTGctcctttcttcacttttaccACATTACCTTGTCTAGGGTATATTATCGCGCCGGCACCAGAGGATTTATTCAGTCCCACCCACCCATCCGTACACACTTGGTAATCGTAGTCTTTGAATCTGCGTACACTTTGCATTATGTGTCTTTTTTATCGCTGTCTGAAGAGTCAGAATGGAGACCACCTGGCGTTGCGGTGTTGAAGTATAGTCTCCTCTCCAGTTGCAATACGTTTGCCGTGTGTGGCGTCTCCGATCCATCTACTTTCTCATACAAGTATGGCACACTCAACACACGCGTGTGTATCGGATGACTGTGTGAGAACATTTTTTCCACTGTATAGACCGTTGCCTTACCGTTCGCTTTCCTTGTTAAATAGTATTCTATTGCTCGTCTGTAAGCAACATCATCTATCTTGTGAAGGCGGGCCTCATTCATGGCATCTTCCCGATTCGCGTACTTTGGAATGCTCGCGATAACATGTTCCTTCTGCGCATGTACTCGGTcaagcttttttttgtatgatgGAGAATCATTGAGCCAGCATGCAGCGGTACCATAGCATAATTTCGCCTGGATTAAGGCTAAGTAAAATGCTCGGATGCTTTCTTTACTATCCTCCTATTCAGGTGATGCAACAGCACTTAGTTTCATTAATCTCatattttctgctgtttgtaGGGTGTGagcatgtttgtttacatcCTTGTGTGGCTACATTGTCATCCCAAGGAGTCTGAGATATCTCTTCTAATGTAATCTGTACTCTCCCACCATTAGGTGTAATTAGTCTCTGTCTCTCACCACAAAGAACGTCTATTGCGTTTTTTCTGCAGACACCTTCATATAGCGCTCTGCTGACCAGCTCACTATACAATCCAATCCTGTTTGTATCGTCTACCGAATAGCTTCCATGTCAGTGTTAGAAGACACTATCGTGAGGTCGTCTGTGAGTAAGCAGTGTTGAAAGGCTGGTATGGCATTTAATTTCGCGCTGAGGAACTCTATTGCGATAATAAAAAGCAACGGCCACAACACGGAACCTTGTACAACACCACACGTGAgctgtattttctttgaggGGGTGTTGTTTATTAATGCTACTGCAGTCCTTCGCTACAGAAAATTAGCAACCCATGCAATGAGGCGCATGTTCACCTCATATCTTTTTAATGCATCCATTATGCACATGTGATCCACAGAGTCAAATGCCCTAGCATAATAAATGAATACCGTAGCagttttttctcctgctaCTCTATGAGTCATGGAGTCTGTGCGTTTCATGGTGACGTCTAATATAGACTTCCCCGGACGAAAATCAGTTTGCTTTGGTTGTAGCTTACACTCTACTGTGTCTTGTATGCGTCACGCTACATTCCTCTTCATGAGTTTACAGAGGGTGCTTTTGAGCGTGATGGGCCGGAACGATGACATACACTTGGCCGGTTTGTTGGGTTTGAGCATAGGGACAATAACGTCATGCTTCCACTTTTTCGGCATCCTGCGTCTCTGTAGGCTACAGTTGAAAAGCTTGAGGACACATTACTTGGTACGGCATCCTAATTTCCTCAGTTGTTTACGATGTATATCATCTTTACCGGAGGCAGTTCTTGAAGAGAGTTCCTTTAGTGCTGTCTCAAGTTCTGCCATCGTAACTGGTTTATAATTTACGTTTCTCGATAGGATATACTCATGAGAGAAGCATCTGGTGCCTTCGTCGACCGCTCTCTCTTTACATTTCTGCTTGCTACTTGGCTTGAAGTATACGTGTTAGAGGGTGGTCATTCACTACCAGAACTGGAGATGACAGTGGCCTCGGTTCATATATGGATTTAACTAAATTCTAACTTTTTGTATCGATCACTGAAATCTTTGACGCATTTTCCCTCCAATGTTGTAGGGACGTTTCAGCGAgaaccttccttctcttgttTATAAGGTCATCCCTCTGTGCTTCTCATTTGTGCACTCCCTTATTCTCGTGTCTAGCCCAGTTAGTTGTCGTTTCCAGAGTTGTGGCGATACCTCCTCACCATTCGgtattgtttcctttgttgctgtgcgaATGCCTTTAGTCTCTGCTTTTTTTATGGCATCCACGTTCTTTCTTAACTTCCTTCGTTTTTTCAACATTATTATACCACACACTTTTCCaaacttcctccaacttgTTTTGTTCCAAGCATACAACGTCCTTCTTGGCTTTGTAATGGCGATCATTTCTAAACCTATGCCAATGCATACCTCAAATGTTATCCAGTAGTTGTCACTGTCTAGAGTGAGGCTTGCCTCACATCTTGTGACTTCGCAGTCTCTGTACATCGTAATGTCGGACGACGACCTAATTGCCGTTTGTGGAATTCCTCTCGTTGGTGCGCCATCATTTTGCATTTCTGACATCGTTTTGTAGACACCAGTTTACAGTGCATTCTCCAGCTGCATCATTTGGGTGAAGCGTGTCCCATAACTCATGATGGGCGTTTGTACCGCATCCCATCAACAGTGTTCTATTTGAGCTCTCAAAGATTTCAAGCGTGGATATAGTGACATTTTTCTGTGGAAAGTAAGCTGATTTTACTGTTAATATCAGATcagctaaaaaaaaacagtcttGCCGAGACTCTTTCCGGcatatcctcctctttcagACCTTGGATGACTCCCACGCCATCTTTCACCAAAGTCGATTCCCTACCATGTGAAGAATGCTCTATCCCCATGTGTTCATATATACTGATTTTTAATGTGCAGCACTCTTCTGCTGCAAAGTGAGTCTTGTGCAATAGACAGAAAACTACCATATCCTTGTGGAGCTTCTTCTCTGAGGCGATCCGCTTACCATGGGAGAGACCCCCGGCATTCCACTGGGATCCACGAATGACGAGACCGGGATTCTGTTCCACATATCCGCTAAGAAGCATACGTATCCCAATCGATGCACTGTTGCACGTTCAGAGGAGCAGTCTAATATATTGCTTCATCCCAGAGGACTGATGctgctttttgcttctttagCTGTCGCCGAAAGCCTGTTTCCAGCCCCAATTCTGTCGTACCGGGTATGATGCGGACACTTGGCTTCCACAGACTAGACGGGTACTAGACCCTGGCATCACGATAATGTGTCCGGCGTCAGCAGGGAAATTTATAGATTTATATAAAATTCTTAAAATCCTTAAAACTGTAAAATACTAAAATTCTTCAAAGCTCATAGCAGCAGCCATGATCAAAgacaatttcttatttactaGAAAACTACAATTTGGGACCTTTGTTTTTCAGGCTCATTCTCGttatctttcccctttctccatgcacaattttgcttgtcgcctgttttgtcattttcacaagctTTCTTATCAGTTCCGTGTTTTGCACATCCAGTTGCAGCTGCCTTCCCTGCAGGTCCCTCTGCTTCCGCTCCTGCTCCTTCTTTAGTTGCTTGTTCGCTTGCTGCTGTCGTATTcaatttgcactttttccATTCACCAGCTGCCTTGTCATCCCATTCAATTCCGCTGCCTGTTGTCACTGCTGTCGGTCTGTTATTGTTACACACTTTTGGTCGGTATTTGTTTTGAGCGTGCCGGCCGCAGTTGTAGTTTCGGCCAGTCCGCTTGCAGCGTATGAAATTTCCACTTCATTTGCTACCGCATAGGCGGCCTCCCTCGTTGCTTTTAGTTGGTCTTCGAcggcttctgctgctttgaGTGCATCTTTCCTTGCCTGCAGCTGATGTTGCAGTTGCCGCAGTTTCTCTGCCCACGTTATTTGTTTGAAGCCGGTTGTTCCGGTGCCCGTATATGCCGTATACTTTACGCATAGCCCGTTATTGGATTTACCGCCACAGTTGCCGGTGTTGTATGCCCCGAGGTCTCCGTTGCCGCTAATTATCCGGATGCTCCTTTGGAGGGTATCTAGTGGGCCTTTGATATCGGCGGCgcttattgttgttttgtctgttttaGCGCAGTAGGCTAGGACGGTTGTTACTTGCGCGGCTGTGGGGACCGAGGCAACGGTCCACTGCTCGGCCGCCATGCCATGCCCGCAAGCTTCGTCCTGGTTGTTCGAGTCCGCTTTGACGCATAAGCAGGCCAGTGTGGCCGCTACTGAGGTAGCTTTTGTTGTCGGCAGTGCATCTTGGCAGTAGCCGGCGCAGTTCGTTGCCGCGCCGCTCCCGAAGGCGTCCGAGTGGGCCACTGTTGCTCCGGTTTTGCCTGTCTTGCCGAACACCGCTGTCGCTAGCGTCTCTGTCAACGAGCTTGGTCTGggtttgtttaatttttgcTCAAGTTGAGTCCGCGCCGATTGAAGTTTCAAAGCTATGGATTCCAGTGTTCGGATCCTTGCCAGGGCCACTGTTTTGAGTTTTTTTGATAAAGCCTCAAAGCCATGCTGCTTGATTTCGTCTGCTTTAGTTGGGGTCTTGGCATCTTGTATTGCCTTTATCCAGCGTGCCCACGCGTCGTACCATCCGCCAGGATCACTCATACCGTGTGGAAACTTTGTTTCCCAGGTTTTACCATCTCCCCCCTTGCTGAATTTTGCTTGCCACTCCTGTGAGCTTAAAGTCATATTTAGCGCTTTGATGTCTTCGAAAGCCTGTTTTCCTTTGTCGCTGTCCACCGGTAAGGTGGGTTTGCTTTCAGAGAGTGCGACTAGTTGGCACAGCGCGCCGAACTCCAATGCATTTGTGCCTGGTTGTACGTTGCCGGCGTCCGCTGTTGTCAAGCTTGACATCAATGCTATTAAAATGCTCGCCGTTTTCATAATGGATGTTTGACTCTTTATCTtgatcattttttctttaaagttCAAAAAATGTAGAAAAGTGACGTGTTTTGGGAAAccggtgtttgtttttggagTTTAGTTTTGGATTAAACTTGGtatatttcattatttctAATCGCTATGCCCACATTTTAGTTGGACATTGGAAGAAAGCGAGTTTTGTTTAGCTTGAGATCTTTTGCAGCTAGTAAACGATTTTAGTAAGGGTTACGGGTTAATTCCATGTGCCAGAGCCGCGCTGTGGAACAGAAGTTGTTTGTAATGGTCAGTTGGCCTGATGTATAGTGGTGGTGTCAATTGTTGCATCCACCCTAAGGAGTAAATGTATTGCTCAAGGAAAGTTTGCTCTAGTAGCGACACGGTGTTTTTGGTTGCCGGCGCAGGCCAGCTTCGCCTTAAATATTGAGGTTAAAGGACAGTAGTGCGAATGCATTTTTTATCAGTTTCTTATCCTTAAAACTACCCTTCTTTAAACGCCTTACCACATATATTTCCATAGTCAATCTTCAATTCCATTACCTGCCGCACAAATTTAATTTTTCCCAAACTCTCTTGTTCTAAATTGCCTTTTCTCTAACTTTTTATACCAAGTAAGACTATACACAACAAACTTAGCCCTTTCCCCCATGGAATTAAGTTCCCtggaaaatgaataaatgaggTATGACAAAAGTCCCCGATATGCGGAATAGAAAAGAAGTTCTCCTTATAATCTAGCCCGAtcatttctcttctcctcaaaacaaatctctgtcTAATATCCTCTTCCTGAACGGCACTTCATATTAGCAGAGGCTTTGAAATACTCTGATCCGACCACCattcctcactttttttgAGTAATACCCTAAATGCATATTTACATTTACTAAATGCCCACTTTTTCGTTAGCACATCACCACAACTAGGATAGGATTCTCCACTGAGAGGTGATTTTAGTAAATGCGGTAActttttatcctcttcttttttctgtgaCCAACATTGAAAAAATTTTATATCTTAACATGCTTTTTTGTGAATTTCCTTCTCACTAAAcatcttttcattttctgcaaaattttgtataaaatattctaCAACCTTTTCGTATTTTTCTCCgtcaaaaacaataacatctgACCCATCAAcagttattacaatatcttcatcacttgcattctgtttttctaAGAATTTCATAACCCATCTAGCTCTTTTGACATGGCTATACAAACATCCCGttgcaattgtaataatttcaacgtttcttagtttggcactcaatGTGAATCTACGCCATCCTTGATGTGCATAAGTTTGAACTACAATCACGAACACTCCGTGGATTATTGGGGTTATTATGTATTGTGCCGTTTCACCCTCTTGAACAGATACTGATCTTAAATGCACAAAATACAAAGATATCGAAATTAGTAGAGTTCTCAATATAACAAATTTCATGCAATAATCTGCCTTTGTGTTTGATATTGTTATAAGAAAGTAATATAAAATGTTAAGGAAAGAAGTTAGTTGTGATACTAAGGTGTTTAGTAACGTAATCAGTATTTACATATCTATGTGAGCTTTGCCCTTATATTGTTATGATTATCTGTTAAACGATGTTTTCTCATTGCTTGTAGCGTATTTTTCAAGATGAATATACCGTATTATTTTGGGAAATTACATTCACCCACAGTTATTGGTCTACACCACGTTAACTCCACCGTACATTTAATTCTTTGAATTTCCCCATGAATTACAATTGGAATTAAAGTATACATTTAAACTTTCCGCTTTGAACATACTAACATTAAAAACATTACTATTATAACTACCCCAAAAAGCAAGTCTCGTCATTAGACTCTCATTACTGCCCTTTCATGGACTTCTGTTACTTTCCGCGCTACCACCAACTCTGCAGCATAACCTACCAATTTCCTAGTGAAATATGAAGCGCAATATCCTCCCCTTGGTGtatcatttattttgttgctgtgatATTGtaaattttgttgtttaatattgaattttctttttttcttttcatcttctGTCGCTGTTTCTCTGGAAACCGTAGCTACTCATTATACCCGTGCACTGGAATCTGTCTTTCCCTCATTGTCCACTCCATCATCTCTCTGCATATGCTGATAATCATTTTCACATTTCTGTGTTTTGAAGCTGCGAATattccatttccttctttttatttaagGATATCCCTTTCTTATTTAATAATATCCCTATTATCTTCTATTTCTCACGTTTGTACCCCCACTCCACCTTTCCATTATCATATATGATTCTATTCTATGCATCCACTAAGTCATCATTACTGCAcgtattataatattagtatatacacacactcacaacactctcctatcattataataataataataattattattattattactattactattactattactattattattattattattattattattattattattattattattattattattattattattattattattattattattattattattattattattattattatcatcattattattactgctctcattataatattcgtatatgcacacactcacaacactactcttctattattatcatcattattgcttttatcattactattttatcccaattttcttttaatagtcatgaaaaatgaattgaataaaataaaaaccccTTCATTTTTCATGACTATCACCATATTAATTTGCACCCATAGGATACTATCATACGAATTTTACTgatttataattttttaaatacttttaAATTTCTCAAAATAGCAAAATTTAACACATTTTTTATCAtcgaagaaaaaatgcagGCAAAAGAGGGGCTTTATGAATGACAAATGAATtgtttcctgtggtgtttgtggttttggcacctttcccttcttggtttgctttttctgctgttttttgGCCTTTctcactcaatgtgcacttttttgCCTCATCTTGTGCTTCGGCGTTCCACTTGCATGGCGTTTTGCATTCTGTGTCTTTGTCAATCTTATTGCACTTTGCTTCGGCTGCTTCTTTGGCAGTTTCCGATTTGTTTTGGGCTTGGAGTTGCCGCTTTGCTTCTAGTAACTCtgcctgttgtttttgttccctcACTTCGCGGTCGTGCAATGTTTCAGAAAGGATTTGCTTCAGGACGGCGGGCTCTTTGATTTCTTTCAGCTGCGTTCCGGCAGGCTTACCGGCTGTGTCCTTGGGTAGTGTATATTCCTCGACTAACTTCCAGTTGTTGTTTGTGAAATTTGCTGGGTCTTTACCGAACACTGTGTCTATTTGATCTTGTAGTTGCTTTTCCGTTGTTTCAGGCGTGACTCCGTAGACAATCCGGAAAGCTAGCTTGAAGTGCTGTTCAGTTTTTAGGGCTGAAATACCTTTGTTAGTGTAGCCCGCTACTGGCGTGGTGGGGCTTGAAAATCCTTTCCAGGCTTCTGCGATGGCTGCTTTACTTCCTGCCCCCGGATTCGTCGCAAGGTCGTTTAGCTTCCGTTCGTTTGTTACAGTCGGTGTAATTTTTAATAGCCCGCCCGCCACTTCGACGCCAGTC from Trypanosoma brucei brucei TREU927 chromosome 5, complete sequence encodes:
- a CDS encoding variant surface glycoprotein (VSG), putative — protein: MRLAATLLILCLASAPPGKTTNNQPLKTTPWKNLCDVYAAFKDRMAGTKLAQQKHRQLSLDMGLQQTRTQILQQSTSDAQTRRRFAVLASYLSFEAAAARKHTEGKTEPAFWNNLENAAKLLGQIKEFLTIAAGPRQANTKGCITTNDGSEATGLKQGLTELAQAHGGCKAQIGDDPTGVAANDIIDDNGLKKYETAAPAQTTTGETGCKLLTLGNNNGYVDGTSLGTGVEVAGGLLKITPTVTNERKLNDLATNPGAGSKAAIAEAWKGFSSPTTPVAGYTNKGISALKTEQHFKLAFRIVYGVTPETTEKQLQDQIDTVFGKDPANFTNNNWKLVEEYTLPKDTAGKPAGTQLKEIKEPAVLKQILSETLHDREVREQKQQAELLEAKRQLQAQNKSETAKEAAEAKCNKIDKDTECKTPCKWNAEAQDEAKKCTLSEKGQKTAEKANQEGKGAKTTNTTGNNSFVIHKAPLLPAFFLR